The following are from one region of the Mycolicibacterium helvum genome:
- a CDS encoding CaiB/BaiF CoA transferase family protein: protein MAAALEGLVVVDFSRVLAGPYATMMLGDFGAEVIKIERPDFGDDTRQWGPPYDSDGVATYFNSVNRNKRSVVLDLSDSDGQRVARELVAGADIVVENFRPGTMEKLHLGYDDLCAVRPDLIYCSITGFGRDGGAALPGYDLLVQAVGGLMSVTGTEPGDPTKAGVALVDVLAGLHALSGILAALAYRDRTGLGQRVDTNLMAVLLSSLVNQASGYLGAGVVPSIMGNRHPSIAPYQVFDTADRPITVAVGNDKQYRAFCTVLGLADLADDPRFITNPQRVANRDALCALIEPALKAAGADHWYQRLTAAGVPAGPINDVAEAFAFADRLGITTTVAVPGSATAQVANPVTMSVTPASYRCAPPALG from the coding sequence ATGGCAGCAGCCCTAGAAGGTCTGGTCGTGGTCGACTTCAGCCGGGTACTGGCCGGTCCGTACGCGACGATGATGCTCGGCGACTTCGGCGCCGAGGTGATCAAGATCGAGCGCCCCGACTTCGGCGACGACACCCGGCAGTGGGGTCCGCCGTACGACTCGGACGGTGTTGCAACGTATTTCAACTCCGTCAATCGCAACAAGCGGTCTGTCGTACTGGACCTGAGCGACTCCGATGGGCAGCGTGTCGCCCGCGAACTCGTGGCCGGCGCCGACATCGTGGTGGAGAACTTCCGGCCTGGCACGATGGAGAAACTGCACCTGGGTTACGACGACCTGTGCGCCGTGCGACCCGACCTGATCTACTGTTCGATCACCGGTTTCGGCCGCGATGGCGGTGCCGCACTGCCGGGCTACGACCTGCTGGTGCAGGCGGTCGGCGGTCTGATGAGCGTCACCGGCACCGAGCCCGGTGATCCCACCAAAGCCGGTGTGGCATTGGTCGATGTGCTGGCCGGACTGCACGCCCTGTCGGGCATCCTGGCCGCGCTGGCCTACCGCGACCGCACCGGGCTGGGCCAACGCGTCGACACCAATTTGATGGCGGTGCTGTTGTCGTCGCTGGTGAACCAGGCTTCCGGTTATCTCGGCGCCGGCGTGGTGCCGTCGATCATGGGTAACCGCCATCCCAGCATCGCGCCGTACCAGGTGTTCGACACCGCCGACCGGCCGATCACCGTGGCCGTCGGAAATGATAAGCAATACCGGGCATTTTGCACCGTACTCGGACTTGCCGACCTGGCAGACGACCCGCGTTTCATCACCAACCCGCAACGGGTCGCGAACCGGGACGCATTGTGCGCCCTGATCGAACCCGCGCTCAAGGCCGCCGGCGCCGACCATTGGTACCAGCGGTTGACCGCCGCCGGGGTGCCCGCGGGACCGATCAACGACGTCGCCGAGGCGTTCGCCTTCGCCGACCGGCTCGGTATCACCACCACCGTTGCGGTTCCGGGCAGCGCCACCGCCCAGGTCGCCAACCCGGTGACGATGTCG